From one Rosa rugosa chromosome 4, drRosRugo1.1, whole genome shotgun sequence genomic stretch:
- the LOC133743026 gene encoding peroxisome biogenesis protein 19-2-like encodes MADHSDDLDQLLDSALDDFQNLNLSKPSLERSKEAVETKRELPSLPAGVQGLGMGLPDLKAKKKGKQKVAGGSHVTEALDKLREQTREAVRGLETMSAQPGGDDFTKDPMMEDWVKQFEELAGGQDMGSMVETMMQQLLSKEILYEPMKEIGEKYPKWLKDNEATLSKEEYDRCFHQCELIKELNEVYENDSGNYNKIFEIMQKMQECGQPPNAIVQELAPDFDLASLGQISPEMLESQGNCCIM; translated from the exons ATGGCTGACCACTCCGACGATTTAGACCAACTCCTTGACA GTGCTTTAGATGACTTCCAGAATCTCAACCTCAGCAAACCCTCCCTTGAAAG aagtaAAGAAGCTGTAGAGACCAAGCGAGAACTTCCTTCCTTGCCCGCTGGGGTTCAGGGACTTGGTATGGGACTACCTGACCTCAAAGCTAAGAAAAAGGGGAAACAAAAGGTTGCAGGGGGATCCCATGTTACTGAGGCACTTGATAAGCTCAGAGAGCAGACAAGAGAGGCTGTTCGGGGACTGGAAACCATGAGTGCACAACCTGGGGGAGATGATTTTACTAAGGATCCGATGATGGAGGATTGGGTCAAGCAGTTTGAGGAACTTGCTGGCGGTCAG GACATGGGATCTATGGTTGAGACCATGATGCAACAGCTTTTGTCCAAGGAGATTCTTTATGAACCAATGAAGGAAATTGGAGAAAAATATCCAAAGTGGTTGAAAGATAATGAAGCAACTTTGAGTAAAGAAGAATATGATCGTTGTTTCCACCAGTGTGAACTCATTAAAGAACTTAATGAAGTCTATGAAAATGATTCTGGCAACTACAACAAAATCTTTGAGATCATGCAGAAAATGCAAGAATGTGGCCAACCACCTAATGCTATTGTGCAGGAGCTTGCTCCTGATTTTGATCTAGCTAGTCTTGGACAAAT ATCTCCAGAGATGCTAGAGTCGCAGGGAAATTGTTGTATAATGTGA
- the LOC133743025 gene encoding uncharacterized protein LOC133743025 isoform X2 — MAADHSENLNKLIENISDDLENFNLSHFRQSKLVNELKELVGPQVITIRGEIAAAQREQAEVEEAINRIKTRVEWMGNAMKQFKDEVAASEIEHLLVFGMYVSNDFEAEVKEAVSGLKTTAEQLRGDGFGKDLITKFSALQAADQRNQDELKEVVKKVGTRKEWVENTLKQIEELETRAEWVQNACI, encoded by the exons ATGGCTGCTGATCACTCCgaaaatctcaacaagctcaTCGAAA ATATTTCAGATGATCTCGAAAACTTCAACCTAAGCCACTTCCGTCAAAG TAAGTTGGTCAATGAGTTAAAGGAGCTGGTTGGGCCTCAAGTAATTACCATTCGTGGGGAAATTGCTGCAGCTCAG AGAGAACAGGCTGAGGTTGAAGAGGCTAttaatagaataaaaacaaGGGTTGAATGGATGGGGAATGCGATGAAGCAGTTTAAGGATGAAGTAGCTGCATCTGAG ATTGAGCATTTGCTGGTTTTTGGAATGTACGTGAGCAATGATTTTGAGGCTGAGGTCAAAGAGGCTGTTAGTGGACTCAAAACAACAGCTGAACAACTTAGGGGGGATGGTTTTGGCAAGGATCTGATAACGAAGTTTTCTGCGTTACAAGCTGCAGATCAG AGAAATCAGGATGAGCTTAAAGAGGTTGTTAAAAAAGTAGGAACAAGGAAGGAATGGGTGGAGAATACTTTGAAGCAGATTGAGGAACTAGAAACAAGGGCTGAATGGGTGCAGAATGCGTGCATCTGA
- the LOC133745901 gene encoding putative glucuronosyltransferase PGSIP8, whose amino-acid sequence MVRGSIGIFKILAVLFLAVWETTAYRELSRQPQQQQQQQQQQQHRNAYAAMMYMGTPRDYEFYVATRVMIRSLVKLHVDADLVVIASPDVPLRWVQALEQEDGAKVVRVENLNNPYKDQNNFDKRFKLTLNKLYAWSLVQYDRVVMLDSDNLFLQNTDELFQCGQFCAAFINPCIFHTGLFVLQPSMEVFKDMLHQLDIGKDNPDGADQGFIGGYFPDLLSQPLFNAPSDGSKLNGTYRLPLGYQMDASYYYLKLHWSVPCGPNSVITFPGAAWLKPWYWWSWPVLPLGISWHKQRHHTLGYGAEMPVFVIQSIIFLGIIAMTRLARPNISKLCYRRSDKGIIHTTLKLIAMLSILAAYTAPFLVIPHTIHPILGWGLYFLASFTLCFIAINAFSLPTLPVLVPWIGIFGVLLVMVYPFPDGVVRALSVFLYAFCAAPFLWVSMVKIITSLQASLEREAYFPKIG is encoded by the exons ATGGTGAGGGGCAGCATTGGAATTTTCAAGATACTAGCGGTGTTGTTTCTCGCCGTTTGGGAAACGACGGCGTATAGGGAGCTGAGCCGGCAGCcacagcagcagcaacagcaacagcaacaacaGCAGCACCGGAATGCGTACGCGGCGATGATGTACATGGGGACACCGAGGGACTACGAGTTCTACGTGGCGACACGCGTCATGATCAGATCGCTCGTCAAGCTCCACGTGGACGCCGATCTCGTCGTCATTGCCTCCCCGGACGTCCCCCTCCGTTGGGTCCAAGCCCT GGAACAGGAAGATGGGGCAAAGGTGGTGAGAGTGGAAAATTTGAACAATCCATACAAGGATCAGAACAATTTTGATAAAAGATTCAAGTTAACCCTGAACAAACTCTATGCATGGAGCCTAGTGCAGTATGACAGGGTGGTCATGCTTGATTCAGACAATCTGTTCCTCCAAAATACTGATGAGCTCTTCCAATGTGGTCAATTCTGTGCAGCTTTCATTAACCCGTGCATCTTCCACACTGGCCTCTTTGTGTTGCAG CCATCAATGGAAGTGTTCAAGGACATGCTTCATCAGTTGGATATTGGGAAAGACAATCCTGATGGTGCTGACCAGGGTTTTATTGGTGGTTACTTCCCGGACCTGCTTAGTCAACCCTTGTTCAATGCACCTTCTGATGGCTCCAAGCTTAATGGAACCTACAGACTTCCTTTGGGCTATCAAATGGATGCTTCCTATTACT ATCTTAAACTGCACTGGAGTGTACCATGCGGACCCAACAGTGTGATTACTTTCCCCGGTGCAGCATGGTTGAAGCCATGGTATTGGTGGTCATGGCCTGTGCTTCCATTGGGCATTTCGTGGCATAAACAACGTCATCATACTCTCGG GTATGGTGCAGAGATGCCTGTGTTTGTAATCCAGTCGATCATTTTTCTTGGAATAATAGCAATGACACGTCTAGCACGACCCAACATATCAAAATTGTGCTATAGGCGCTCGGACAAGGGCATAATACACACAACCCTCAAACTAATAGCTATGCTGTCCATTCTAGCTGCTTACACAGCACCTTTCTTGGTCATTCCTCACACGATTCATCCAATACTAGGCTGGGGTCTATATTTCCTCGCCTCTTTCACCCTTTGCTTCATTGCAATCAATGCATTTTCGCTACCAACGCTGCCTGTTTTAGTACCATGGATTGGCATTTTCGGTGTCCTTTTGGTCATGGTTTATCCTTTTCCAGACGGTGTTGTAAGAGCTCTCTCTGTGTTTCTCTATGCATTTTGTGCAGCACCATTCTTATGGGTGTCTATGGTTAAGATCATAACATCTCTTCAAGCCTCACTTGAAAGGGAAGCATATTTTCCTAAAATTGGGTGA
- the LOC133743025 gene encoding uncharacterized protein LOC133743025 isoform X1, with protein sequence MDHHHLQQLHQQQLLQARHHQQQQHFQPPQQPHYHYNTNTHQSYYPPQYQYPQQQQQQQLQQNGYHPSNYTNLYPQQAYPQSAVLRPPELPVPPAVAVMSRLVQYSGAVGSQWNTPPMVGQPPYRGIGEVGSELFRGHQGNFGYSGAHPSFIGGSHGRGRGGSWLLAEHGVPSTSSHPPHQTYQSPVTLTPQKSESASALKTEVPNYQKPQVAQKTTVTWCEVCNASCTNLDVLKQHQNGKRHQRNLRKMERLKNGIRTVAKLQGQQLCTSNTKLEVPHQTQCEQDDEEKNTTKDIPYEPVGYENSRETGKQNKNPRQPKIPPGDGSDNVKRGKKRKKTKTSKRKVVIPIVCDLCNVKCEKQAFFDQHLSGKKHVAKYKLFRGHEAMHRPVGLQVLYPPNPLAETIFQPQEGRYIPPHVYQDIQVETSSDPQFQQNPTSEGSESILGCGSSSTITTALETNITTEPEISQEATIEVQHLNSISETGQGSNTFSQD encoded by the exons ATGGACCATCACCACCTCCAACAGCTTCACCAACAGCAGCTCCTCCAAGCCCGACaccaccaacaacaacaacacttCCAACCCCCACAACAACCACACTACCATTACAATACCAATACCCACCAATCTTACTACCCTCCTCAATATCAATacccacaacaacaacaacaacaacaactacAACAAAATGGTTATCACCCATCAAACTATACCAATCTCTATCCCCAGCAGGCTTATCCCCAGTCGGCAGTGCTTCGACCACCTGAGCTTCCGGTCCCGCCAGCGGTGGCTGTGATGTCTCGTTTGGTGCAATACTCAGGAGCAGTGGGGTCTCAATGGAACACTCCACCAATG GTTGGCCAACCTCCTTATAGGGGTATCGGTGAAGTGGGTAGTGAACTATTCAGAGGACATCAAGGAAATTTTGGCTACAGCGGAGCTCACCCATCTTTCATTGGGGGATCACATGGTCGAGGTAGGGGTGGTTCTTGGCTTTTAGCAGAACATGGTGTCCCTTCAACATCTTCTCATCCTCCCCATCAGACATACCAATCTCCGGTAACGCTGACACCTCAGAAGTCGGAATCTGCATCAGCACTGAAAACGGAAGTTCCAAACTACCAAAAACCTCAAGTTGCTCAAAAAACCACGGTTACTTGGTGTGAAGTTTGTAATGCTTCATGCACTAATTTGGACGTTCTTAAACAGCACCAAAATGGAAAGCGACATCAAAGGAACCTGAGAAAAATGGAAAGGTTGAAAAATGGTATCAGAACAGTGGCCAAATTGCAGGGCCAACAGCTTTGCACTTCTAATACAAAGCTTGAAGTGCCTCATCAGACTCAGTGTGAACAAGACGATGAAGAGAAAAACACAACAAAGGATATACCATATGAACCTGTTGGCTATGAAAATTCAAGGGAaactggaaaacaaaataagaacCCCAGACAGCCTAAAATTCCACCAGGTGATGGGTCTGACAATGTGAAGCGTGGTAAGAAGCGCAAGAAAACGAAAACTTCCAAACGTAAAGTTGTAATTCCGATAGTTTGTGACTTGTGTAATGTCAAGTGTGAGAAGCAGGCTTTTTTCGATCAGCatctttcaggaaagaagcatgTTGCCAAGTATAAACTATTTAGAGGCCATGAAGCTATGCATCGACCCGTGGGGCTTCAAGTTCTATACCCCCCTAACCCATTGGCTGAAACTATATTCCAACCCCAAGAAGGAAGATATATACCTCCCCATGTGTACCAAGATATACAGGTGGAAACAAGTTCAGATCCTCAATTTCAACAAAATCCAACCTCTGAAGGATCTGAATCCATTCTTGGATGTGGAAGCTCTAGTACCATTACAACAGCTCTAGAAACCAACATCACAACAGAACCGGAAATCAGCCAAGAAGCTACCATTGAGGTCCAACATTTGAATAGTATTTCAGAGACGGGTCAGGGGTCCAATACTTTTTCACAGGACTGA
- the LOC133746224 gene encoding probable pectinesterase 68, which yields MASFLSSPFFYFYFYLVCFILTLLLFHAEPVQGRRSSFDILSSSPATGNGNISSSSSNRTSNQRKWVGPVGHRLITVDLRGSGDFKSVQSAVNAVPVNNTVNVVIHIKPGCYIEKVLVPATKPYITFQGAGKDATVIEWHDRASDRGPNGQQLRTYRTASVTVLANYFSARNISFKNTAPAPMPGMQGWQAVAFRISGDKAYFSGCGFYGAQDTLCDDVGRHYFKECYIEGSIDFIFGNGRSMYKDCELHSIATKFGSIAAQFRKSPDDKSGFAFLNCRVTGSGPLYVGRAMGKYARIVYSYTYFDDVVAHGAWDDWNTTSTKTDFLGVYKCWGPGAEALRGLSYAPELDFDLAHPFLRKSFVNGRHWIAPSDA from the exons ATGGCTTCTTTTCTATCATCTCCATTCTTTTATTTCTACTTCTACTTAGTTTGTTTCATACTCACTTTGCTGTTGTTTCATGCAGAACCAGTTCAAGGTCGAAGAAGCAGCTTTGATATTCTCAGTTCATCTCCAGCCACCGGAAATGGTAATATTAGTAGCAGCTCATCCAACCGTACCAGCAACCAGCGGAAGTGGGTCGGGCCGGTCGGCCACCGCCTCATTACCGTGGACCTAAGAGGTTCCGGCGACTTCAAGTCCGTCCAGTCAGCCGTCAATGCAGTTCCGGTCAACAATACGGTCAATGTCGTCATCCACATCAAGCCCGGATGTTACAT AGAGAAAGTGCTGGTGCCGGCGACGAAGCCATACATAACGTTTCAAGGCGCTGGGAAAGATGCGACGGTGATCGAATGGCACGACCGAGCCAGTGACCGAGGACCTAACGGGCAGCAGCTGCGGACTTACAGAACTGCTTCTGTCACGGTCTTGGCCAACTATTTCTCAGCCAGAAACATTAGCTTCAAG AATACGGCACCGGCTCCAATGCCGGGGATGCAAGGATGGCAGGCCGTGGCGTTTCGGATATCGGGGGACAAGGCATACTTCTCCGGATGTGGGTTCTATGGCGCCCAAGACACGCTCTGCGACGATGTCGGACGTCATTACTTCAAGGAGTGTTACATCGAGGGTTCCATAGACTTTATCTTTGGAAATGGCCGCTCCATGTACAAA GACTGTGAGCTGCACTCAATAGCTACCAAGTTCGGCTCCATTGCAGCTCAGTTCAGAAAATCACCGGACGATAAATCGGGCTTCGCTTTTCTCAACTGCCGGGTAACGGGTTCGGGTCCACTCTATGTGGGTCGGGCCATGGGCAAGTACGCCAGGATTGTATACTCTTACACATACTTTGATGATGTGGTCGCACATGGTGCCTGGGATGACTGGAACACAACCAGTACAAA GACTGATTTTCTAGGAGTGTACAAGTGCTGGGGTCCCGGAGCAGAAGCCTTGCGCGGACTGTCATATGCACCGGAGCTTGATTTCGACTTGGCACACCCATTTCTGAGGAAGAGCTTTGTCAATGGAAGACACTGGATAGCCCCTTCTGATGCTTAA
- the LOC133707362 gene encoding uncharacterized protein LOC133707362, with protein sequence MSRPMEEEGSKNEEEEFNTGPLSVLMMSVKNNTQVLINCRNNRKLLGRVRAFDRHCNMVLENVKEMWTEVPKTGKGKKKAQPVNKDRFISKMFLRGDSVIIVLRNPK encoded by the exons ATGAG TCGGCCAATGGAGGAAGAA GGTTCCAAGAATGAGGAAGAGGAATTCAATACTGGACCACTTTCTGTTCTGATGATGAGTGTCAAAAATAATACTCAG GTCCTCATCAATTGTCGTAATAACAGGAAGCTTCTTGGCCGTGTGAGGGCTTTTGATAGACATTGCAACATGGTCCTTGAGAATGTTAAGGAGATGTGGACCGAG GTCCCAAAAACTGGAAAGGGCAAGAAGAAAGCACAACCGGTTAACAAAGATAGATTCATCAGCAAAATGTTCCTCCGTGGTGATTCTGTGATTATAGTTCTTAGGAATCCCAAGTAA